A stretch of Cucumis sativus cultivar 9930 chromosome 2, Cucumber_9930_V3, whole genome shotgun sequence DNA encodes these proteins:
- the LOC101219235 gene encoding uncharacterized RNA-binding protein C17H9.04c, with product MSRPGDWNCRSCNHLNFQRRDSCQRCGDPRADFGGGSYGGGRVGGSSSFGFTTGPDVRPGDWYCTVANCGAHNFASRSICFKCGATKDETSAAAYDGDLPRMRGFNFGGASNRPGWKSGDWICARSDCNEHNFASRRECFRCNAPRDSNSKSPYS from the exons ATGAGTCGGCCGGGCGATTGGAATTGCAGGTCTTGCAACCATCTCAACTTTCAACGGAGAGATTCGTGTCAACGATGTGGAGACCCTAGGGCCGACTTCGGCGGCGGAAGCTACGGCGGTGGAAGAGTTGGTGGTTCTTCATCCTTCGGTTTCACCACCGGCCCCGACGTCCGCCCTGGGGATTGGTACTGCACCGTCGCTAACTGTGGCGCTCATAACTTCGCTAGCCGCTCTATCTGTTTTAAGTGCGGCGCCACCAAGGATGAAACTTCCGCCGCCGCTTACGACGGCGATTTGCCCAGAATGAGAGGCTTTAACTTCGGCGGTGCCTCCAACCGTCCTGGATGGAAATCTGGTGATTGGATCTGTGCCAG ATCGGATTGCAATGAGCACAACTTTGCGAGTCGAAGGGAATGCTTTAGATGCAATGCGCCAAGGGATTCCAACAGCAAGTCACCATACTCGTaa